The DNA window AATATCAATAATGGTTTATACTTTATACTAAGTGCACATGAAAAGTCAAAACTATTATGTATTGGCCCCAAATTCAAGTCAAATTATAAAGTCCAATGttaaaggaaaaaattgaaCTAGAAATCAAAACATTATTTTTTGTAAGTGGGCCAATTGTTTCCCGGGCTTTAGGCTATtacatgcttttttttttttttttgcttttcataTGCTAAATAATTGTTAGAAGAAATGAGATTATTATTGACAATTCATCCATTTTGATAGTGACATGTGACACCACAATCACTTGAGGGGTAGTAAGAGAGATTTTGAAAACGTGGGGAGCTTCACGAAACCTCAGgtgaggtttctgaaattatcccaagaGCATTCCCCGTCCAataacttgattttttttttcgtcAAAAGTCCAATAACTTTGATTTGCTAAGAGCTTTATGTGAATTCAATATGGCACTTGAGCAAATGGGGAAAAGGAAAACGATTGAAGTATTAACCGCGCCAGGTAGGGGTCGAACCTACGACTTTCTGCTTAGGAAACAGACGCTCTATCCACTGAGCTACAGGCGCTTTGTGGACGTTTTGTAGATTGCTTTCTAAAGATCATTTCATATAATTCGGCGCTGTTATTTTGAAGTGGAAAAGGGCGCCCAAACTCCCGGAAAACGAAATTGGAATGGAGGGGAGGGAGGAGAAATGGATCGGCGGCAAGTTTTGCGGAAGCATCTCGAGTTTCTGCCACCACCTCCAAAGCAGCTGCGACGCCCTCATACAATCCGCCGACCGCCGGCCCATCCCCCTTGGTTGGTTTACCCCACACGCtctccatttcttttcttttttttttttatgtggtAATTTGCTTTTACTTTTTGTAGTACCAGAGAACAAAAAAATTTCTCCAATCGTCTTATTTTCTGtgttttccttttggttttgatttttttccccATCTTGGGTGTGAAAATAAAATGCCGGAAGACTCGGCTTCGACTACGTTCATGGAATTTCTAAACCGGAGAATATCATCCACCAGCACCGACCTCAACTTGCTGGAGTCCATGTCCTGTGACACGGTGTCGTTTGAGGAGCTCCTCGGCCACTGCACCCAAGTCTACAACCACAACCAAATTCACCTCCTTGCCCTCCAACAGCACCCCGTTTTTTCCACTTCCGCCATCCAAATCCCATCATCCGGTCGGTAGCCGCCGTTATTTATATTCTATACTCCATGTTATAGGATTACATCTCCAGAAATCAGATATGAATGGAAGCACCTTTTTTTCGCTGTAAATTTTTTCCCCAATAATTTGACTTCTTTTGCTTCTACCATTAGCTGCCACTGATGAAGACCAAGATGAAGAGGAAAAGGATTCCGACGACGATGATTTATCTTTATCACCTCCTACGAGCAGCAGCAGCACAACCACCCTGCCTTTTCGTAGCAAATTCCAAGATGATCCCTTGTATCCTTCTAATTATTGTTTTAGTTTATGTTGAATATGAATGTTGACTTGTCAAATTACTATGcccctttccttttattttattatctccccccccccccccccccccaacccaaaaaaacaaaaaaattcagatttctGGTTGATCTTGAAGAATATAATCTTGGAGGAAGCAGTTGAGGTTCCTTGGTGCAGAACTTAACGTTTTGATAGGTTGGATGATACTCTCAGTTTAAAGAATCTTGGACTTTCTGATGTTTGTCTTGCTACCATAGCATCTGATCAAGGTCAGACTAAATGATTTTAAAAATCGGATTAAGGAAGGTTTTAATCTATTTGCTTTGTCAGATGTTTAGTACTAATTCTAGTGGTCTATTCTAAGAAAAGTGTATTCTTGTTAATTGACATGATGGGATTTTGACAGCTAATAATAGCATTCACACTGCAAAGATGTTTCAAGAAAGTGAAggttcttgatttcttggtttTTTCATCGTAAAAAGGTTTTATCTTTTGAATCCAAATTTGtgagtgattttttttttggtgtaattAACTAGGTGAAATGAGAGATGGATTAACGTCGTCCAGGGATTCTAAACCACGGATAGTTGCGTCAAGAGATGATTATGAAGGCCTCCCTAAACATATCAAGAGCTTGGCATCCTGGGAGGTACTTTCTTCTGCTTGTAGCTAAAGATTCTACTGTCGTTAAATTATTAGGCTGTGCAGTTATTTGAAGTTACATAGGATAAATACACTATAAAGGTGTAAGCAGTTATATTTCCACTATGATTTTGGTATACCTATAGTTCAATTTGTGGTTAGTAAGTTAATTTCCTGTTTTCTACTTTTATTCATGTAGTTTCTGTTCAGGTAACCAAATCGGTTGTGCAGATCATCTGTTTAACTAAATAACTGAAGCTTGTGGTGAATCAAGTTTTTGCAACTTCTTGTCATGCTTGAGTTGTATCTTTGTCAAGGCTGGAAGAGTAAGGTTGTAATCTGTTAAGCAAAGGGTTGGGCGTTAAAAAGCGTTAAAACCAGGACCAATATCTTCATGCTTATAGAATCCAAAGCTAGATGACTCAGGTTCATACCTAAGCTGTCAAGACATAGTGGAAGTTAGAGTTGAATTGATCTGGAAGAGAAAGCCTGTAATCTGTTAAGTTGCGTATTCAAACCAAGAGCAATTCTTCATGGATGTATATTCAAAAGTTAGATGATTCTGGTATATACCTAGTCTGCTAGCCTCGGTGGAGGGTAATGAGAGTTAAATCGATGTGGTGTAGATAAAATCACCGAGAACCTTCTGATTCATGCTTAAAAATGACTGCATTGTAACGTTTGACATTATATATTCGATTagggatctttttttttttttggtgtcagTCTTCTTCTTGCTTCCTAAGTACAACTTTGAAATATTACCTTTGCCAGGATCTTATTGTTGCTGTCGAGAAGATGAATTCTTCCCTGGCAAAGAGGAGCATGAAGGTGGACACAATCCAACAAGATGAGATTTCGTTGTTAGGATTAGGTATGCATCTTTAGATTGGTCAGGTTTTATTAGCTCATCTATGTGGTTTGCAGCTCATTGACTGCTATTAAAGCTTTTGACTCCTTCAGTGAGAGCAATGGTCAGGACTTTTGTATTCTTACAAGGTTATCAAACTCGTCTTTGTCTCCCTCAATTCACTTGGTGAAATTGCATAAAGAAGTGAAATGAGTCATTTGATATAGGACCACCTGTTTTTCTCTTTAGTTTAGCATATAGGACCTATTTTGCATTATTGAATGGTATAGTCGTCAGATTTTTGCTTTCCTTTCTCAGAGTTGTGCACCACAGGATGGGACACAACAAAATATATTATCTTTCGTGCCATAAATTGGGGAGCTCTTTGTGATTCTTTTAGACTAACAAGAGAGAGGTGGACCCGGATAATTAGTTTATACTAGATCTAAAGTCGGAAATTCTTTGGCGTACAAAGCTTaataaactttttctttttcttttttcaaagaAACAGAATGCgcgtggatttttttttttttttttttcagggatGGACTATATCAGCATCTGTGCTAACTGGCTGCTCTTTTGTTGCAGGCCATAAAGCAAAAGCTTATTTGCTATTGCTTATAAAAATGAATTGCATGGTCGTTGAGACGATTGATGGTGTGATTACCTACAGAGTGCTGTAGACGGTAGACCACAGTCGTGGAGTA is part of the Coffea eugenioides isolate CCC68of chromosome 6, Ceug_1.0, whole genome shotgun sequence genome and encodes:
- the LOC113775903 gene encoding uncharacterized protein LOC113775903 isoform X2, with amino-acid sequence MEGREEKWIGGKFCGSISSFCHHLQSSCDALIQSADRRPIPLDSASTTFMEFLNRRISSTSTDLNLLESMSCDTVSFEELLGHCTQVYNHNQIHLLALQQHPVFSTSAIQIPSSAATDEDQDEEEKDSDDDDLSLSPPTSSSSTTTLPFRSKFQDDPLLDDTLSLKNLGLSDVCLATIASDQGEMRDGLTSSRDSKPRIVASRDDYEGLPKHIKSLASWEDLIVAVEKMNSSLAKRSMKVDTIQQDEISLLGLGHKAKAYLLLLIKMNCMVVETIDGVITYRVL
- the LOC113775903 gene encoding uncharacterized protein LOC113775903 isoform X1, whose translation is MEGREEKWIGGKFCGSISSFCHHLQSSCDALIQSADRRPIPLDSASTTFMEFLNRRISSTSTDLNLLESMSCDTVSFEELLGHCTQVYNHNQIHLLALQQHPVFSTSAIQIPSSAATDEDQDEEEKDSDDDDLSLSPPTSSSSTTTLPFRSKFQDDPLLDDTLSLKNLGLSDVCLATIASDQANNSIHTAKMFQESEGEMRDGLTSSRDSKPRIVASRDDYEGLPKHIKSLASWEDLIVAVEKMNSSLAKRSMKVDTIQQDEISLLGLGHKAKAYLLLLIKMNCMVVETIDGVITYRVL